In Prunus dulcis chromosome 1, ALMONDv2, whole genome shotgun sequence, the following are encoded in one genomic region:
- the LOC117619321 gene encoding TPD1 protein homolog 1-like has protein sequence MATTMNLVCVVFLCSLIVGGNCQPCTEQNLKITQSKTGKMVQNKPEWNVKITNDCPCSQLDVKLSCDAFQTVEDIDSSILSKSGSECLVNNGQPIYPNTDFNFNYAWDNSFSFKPVHSQVGCS, from the exons ATGGCAACTACCATGAACTTAGTCTGCGTTGTTTTCCTTTGCAGTCTCATTGTAGGAG GCAACTGTCAACCTTGCACTGaacaaaatcttaaaattaCACAGTCAAAAACCGGGAAAATGGTGCAAAATAAGCCAGAGTGGAATGTGAAAATCACGAATGATTGCCCGTGTTCTCAACTGGATGTTAAGCTAAGCTGCGATGCATTTCAAACTGTGGAAGACATTGACTCTTCAATCTTGAGCAAATCTGGCAGCGAGTGTCTAGTAAATAATGGTCAACCTATCTATCCTAATAcggatttcaatttcaactatgCTTGGGACAATTCGTTTTCTTTCAAGCCAGTCCACTCCCAAGTTGGTTGTTCTTGA